In Pseudodesulfovibrio alkaliphilus, the genomic stretch ACCGGGGCCAACGAGTGTGCGTCGGCTGCCGACGGGAAAAAGGAAATCCACTTCGTGCTCCTCGACAACGGGCGCAGCGAACTGGCCAAGGACCCGCTCTTCTCCCAAGTCCTGCGTTGCGTGCGGTGCGGCGCGTGCGCCAACGTCTGCCCGGTCTACCGGCTGGTAGGCGGCCACAAGATGGGCCACATCTACATCGGAGCCATCGGCCTGATCCTGACCTACTTCTTCCACGGCAAGGACGCGGCCAAGAACCTGGTCCAAAACTGCATCAACTGCGAGGCGTGCAAGGACATCTGCGCGGGCGGCATTGATCTGCCCCGTCTGATCAAGGAGATCCATGCCCGCATCCAGGACGAGGACGGTCATCCTTTGCCCAGCCTGCTGCTGGGTAAGGTGCTCAAGAACCGCAAGCTCTTCCATACCCTGCTGCGCACGGCCAAGTGGGCGCAAAAACCCGTGGCTGAAAAGGACGGGTTCATCCGCCATCTGCCCATGGTCTTCGCTAAGGAGCACGGGTTCCGCGCCCTGCCCACCATCGCTGAAACGCCCTTCAGGGACCGCTGGGAGGAGATTCGCCCTGTGGTGCAGAATCCGAGATACCGCGTGGCCCTGTTTTCGGGTTGTGTGCAGGACTTTGTCTACCCGGAGCAGATGGAGGCGGCGGTCAAGCTGTTCGCGGCCGAGTCCGTGGACATGAGCTATCCCATGGGCCAGTCCTGTTGCGGCCTGCCCGTGCAGATGATGGGCGAGATGAATGCCTCGCGTGAGGTCTGCGTGCAGAATCTGCGCGCCTTCGAAGCGGGCGGATACGACTACGTCATCACCCTGTGCGCCTCCTGCGCCGCCCACCTCAAGCACAACTATCCCAAGCTGGTCATGGATACTCCGAGCCTGGCCCTCAAGGCCCGGGAGTTCGCGGACAGGGTCATCGACTACAGCTCCTTTGTCCACGACGTGCTCAAGGTCAAGGCCGATGACTTTGTCCAGACTGGAGGCAAGGCCACCTACCACGCCCCCTGCCATCTGTGTCGCGGCCTTGATGTGCATGAGGCACCGCGTGAGCTGATCTCCACAGGCGGCCTTGAGTATGTTGAGTGCGGCGAGGAGGAGGTCTGCTGCGGTTTTGGCGGAACCTTCTCCATGAAATTCCCGGAGTTGTCGGCTGAGCTGCTCAAGAAGAAACTCGCCAATGTCGAGGCCACCGGGGCAGGAGTGCTCCTGACCGACTGTCCGGGCTGCATCATGCAGCTGCGCGGTGGGCTCAAGAACCAGGGCTCGTCCATCAAGGTGCGCCACGTCTCCGAGGTGCTGGCCGACAACAGGAAGAAATGAAACGGCAGATGAACGCCGCCGGACCGGGCCGGTATTGCCGGCCCCGCCGACGGCGGCCGGGCAGGGGGGATGCCCGTCATGGCTCCCCGTCCGCGTTCCCATATCGCATGAGGCTCTCCAGGTTGGACCGCAATCCCTTGAAGCAATGCCACGCTTCCTCCTGAGAACCAGCCTTCATGCCGGTCCCCCGCCCCGGGCAGGGCGGGGGACCGATCATTGCCGAAGATTCCGGCCCCGGTCACAGTGCGAGGACCGGAAGCCGTTATCCAAGCGCGGTTCCCCCGGCCCGTCAGGTCCGCCACGGCATCGCAGCCTGTTCCCCCAAGAGGTGTTTCATGTCCCAGACTTCGCCACCCTATCTGCGGCGCCTTGTAGCGCTTTATTTCGGCACGTTCGCCTTGGTGTCGGCCGTGTCCATCTGGTATTTTTCCGCTTTTGGCACCGATCCGGGCATGGCCTCGGCAGGGGTGGTCGCCGTTCTGGCTGCCTTCGGCCTGCTCGGCATCGTGCTGGTTTTTCTGCTTGGCCGGATGCTCGTCGGCCCGGTGGGTGCGGCGGCCCGCTACACGGCCCATGTGCTTGACGGCGACTACCACAAGGCTGAAGACACGGCCCTGATCGAGGCCCTGCCCGGCCTGGGCGATCTGGTGGTGGAGCTGGCAGGGCGGTTCAAGGAGCGCCTGGGTTTCTCCCAAAGCATCATCGATGGTCTGCCCGTGCCCTGCTGTCTTGTGGATACCGACCAGGATGTTACCTTTCTCAACCAGGAATGTCTGGACATGATTGGCGCCAAGGATTCCCCTGAGTCCTTCTATGGCCGGAAGCTTTCTCAGATATTTTATCGTGACGACAGAAAATCGGTCATCGGCACCTGCATGGAGGAAAACATCAGGATGATGAATAGGGAGGCGGTGTTCAAACATGCCGACGGCAGCGACGTTCATTTGCTGGCCAACCTGTTCCCCCTGACCGACGTGACCGGCAAGGTCATCGGCGGCTGCTGTCTGTACCTGGACACCACGGAACTCAAACGGCGCGAGGCCGAGATCGTCAGCCAGAACGAGCGGATCGCCAAGGCGGCCACCGAGGCCACGGCCGTGTCCGAGGAACTGGCCGCTGCAGCCACTCAGTTGGGCGGGCTGGTGGAGAACGCACGGGCCGGGGCCTGCGTTCAGACCGACCGTACCGGGGAGACCGCCTCGGCCATGGAAGAGATGAACGCCACGGTCCTTGAGGTGGCCCGCCATGCTCAGGACGCGGCTCTGGACGCCGACGAGGCGCGGGGCAAGGCCGAGGAGGGCGCGGCAGTGGTCGCCCAGGTGGTGGACGCCATCCACGAGGTGGCCGAGCGGGCCCGGGAGCTCAAGGCGTCCATGGAGGCGCTCGACGCCCGGGCCGAATCCATCGGCAAGGTCCTCGGGGTCATTGAAGACATCGCGGACCAGACCAATCTGCTGGCGCTCAACGCGGCCATTGAGGCTGCCCGTGCGGGCGAGGCAGGCCGGGGCTTTGCCGTGGTGGCCGACGAGGTTCGCAAGCTGGCCGAGAAGACCATGCTCGCCACCAACGAGGTGCATCAGGCAGTCACCGGCATCCAGGAAGGAGCCCGGCAGAATGTCCGGGCCACCGAGGCGGCTGTCGGGGCGGTGGAGAAGAGCACCGAGATGGCCGGGCGTTCCGGCGAGGCGCTCAAGACCATCGTGGTGGTGGCGGAGTCCACGGCCGATCGGGTGCGCTCCATCGCCACAGCCGCAGAGCAGCAGTCGGCGGCCAGTGACGAGATCAGTCGCGCCACCATGGATGTCAACCGCATTTGCGGTGAGACGGACCGGGCCATGGCCGAATCGGCAGAGGCCATTAAGCGGCTGGCCGGGCTGGCTGAGTCGCTGGCAGGCATCATCCGCGAGATGCGGTAGAATCCTTTATAAATTGCGTCAGGCTCGTGACAACGGGCGGTTTTGTGCTTATTTTTTGAAATGACGGAATGGACTTTGGCAACAGGTTTACGGAAAAGTATTGGAATAATTGAAAAGCGTTTCGCAAGGGGTTGAAGAGTGATCAGACACATCGTCATGTGGACATTGAAGGAAGAGGCCGAGGGTAACCCGGCTGCCGCCAATGCGGCCGCCATGAAGGAAATGCTCGAGGGACTGGCCGGTCGCATCGAAGGGTTGCGCCATATTGAGGTCAGTCACGAGATCGTTGGCGCTGATCCAGAATGTCATGTCGTGCTGTGCAGCGAGCACGACGATGTGGACGCCCTGAACCACTATCAGGGCCACCCCGAGCACCAGGCCTGCGTCGCCTTTGTCAGAAAGGTCGCCGCCGGCCGCAGCGCCGTGGACTACGAGGTTTAGGAGGCCGGGCTTCCGGGCTCATGCACCCTCGTGGTCGAGCGGTTTTCGCGACAGACCAAACATCGCGAAAGGAGAACGCCATGTCACTGCGTTACGATCAGGACCGCAAGCGGATCATCTGCCGGTGGGAAGAGCCCACCAAGGTGGTGATGAACAAAAAGGAAGGGGTCATCAGCCGGTCGCGTATGATTACCGTCAAGGTCAATGACAATGGGAAACTCAATAGCAAGGATATCCGGCGTCATGCCCGGCATCCCATGTTTCCCCATATCAACCGTTTCAACCAGATGCTCAATACGATCGATCATCCCGACGGAAACGGCCACAAGTGCGCCGTGTGCGGATTGGAGCAGGGCGTGAGTCCGCATTTCGACATGGACAGGCAATCCATCGTCTGGCTGTGCCGCGAACATCTGACCGAGTCGCCCAAGGTCGATGCCTGAGAGCGGACCGGTCTGCCGCATGTCCCCCGCCCGAGTCAGGCGGGGGACTTTTTCTGTCGTGGCGTCAACGCTTCGCGTTGCGACGAATGCGGTTGGTATTGTCCTTTGTTTTCGGATAGAGTGGCGGCATGTCCGCGAAGTCCGTCATGCTTTTCGTCCTCTTGATCCTGGTTCCCGGCTTTGCCCTGGGGGGCGAGCGGGTCGTCCTGGCCACCCTGGAATGGCCCCCCTATACAGGGGAGTCCCTTCCCGAGGGCGGAGCCACCTCGGAGGTGGTGCGCGAGGCCTTCAAGGTCATGGGATACGACCTTGAACTTCGGTTTTTCCCATGGAACCGCGTTCTTGAGGAAGCGCGGCAGGATTCCGAGATCGCGGGATATTTCCCGGAGTATCCTGATAATTGGCGGCGGGACAGATTCCTCAAGTCCCATAGCGTGGGGGTCAGTCCGTTGGGGTTGGCGAGCAGGGCGGGGGTGGCGATCAACTGGCAGACGCTGGAGGATCTCGAGCGCTACACCTTGGGCACTGTGGCCGGGTATGCCAATACCCTGGAGTTCGACGCCCTGGTGGCCAAGGGGAGATTGACCACGGATTCGTCCAACTCTGATGCCCTCAACCTGCGCAAGGTTTTGGCCGGAAGGGTGGACGCCGCCGTGGTTGACGGAAATGTTTTCGCCTACCTGCGCAAGGCCGACCCCATGCTCCGGGCTGGAGGGGGTGAACTGGTGCTGCATGATCGATTGCTTGGGGTCATTGACCTCGTTGTCTGCTTTCAGGACACAGAGGAGGGCGAGGAACTGCGGCGAGTCTTTGATCAGGGGCTGCGTGAAGTCGATCAGGGAGCGATCTATCGACGCCATCTTGGCGAGTGACCGGGCGGGTCTCCGGAGTTTTCTGAAGAGAAATTCAGAAAAATGCGTTGGACACGCGCTGTGCGAAATGGCTAAAAATATTCGCGTCGCGGACAGGGGCGTCTGGCCTGATCGCGTCTCCAGCCGGGGCGGGATAGCTTCGGGGAATTTTTCGTGAGCCCGGCCGTGAGAACGGCGGGCGGCATCTTTCGAGTGACTGGCGTAGTGATGGCGGGGTGTTTGGACACGACACCCCGGGTTGTTCCCATTTACATGTGTCGTCCCTGTCCCTTGCGGACGCCGATGCCGGTTCGAGCGCGAAGCGGCAGTCGGGGCCTGTCCGCCCGGAGAGTCTTATGGAGCAAATGACCGATACCGTCCGCGTGATACGTACTGGCGAGCCCGTCAGGGCCAAGCCCGGCCGTTTTGACGCCCTGATCAGCTTTGTGCTGCGTTTTTTGATGCTGTTTGTCACCTGGCTGATTCTCTCGGGCATGTTCGATGCCTTTCATGTGAGTCTTGGCGTGGCGTGCAGCGCCTTTGTCACTTGGCTGTCGGCCGACATCTTTCCTCCGGAGGTGCGCCGCTTTCGCAGGCTGCGCTCGCTGTGGCTGCTGGCCCTCTATGTGCCCTGGCTGGTCTGGGAGATTGCCAAGTGCAACATGCGTATGCTTCGGCTCTCCTTTGATCCGCGGCTCAATGACAAAATCGCCCCGCGCATCGTCACCTTCAAGACCGGGCTGCGCAACGAGCTGGCTCTGACCTTTCTTGCCAATTCCATTACCATGACTCCCGGCACCATCACCGTGTCCATCGACGAGCGCGGCTACGTCTCGGTCCACGCCTTTGACGATGTGTCGGCCGCCGGCCTGCCGGGCGACATGGAGAAAAAGATCAAGGCCATCTTCGAGGAGGCGTAATGGAGTCTTTCATCCTGTATCTCGGTATCGTTTTGATGGGCATCATGCTTATGCCCCTGTATCGCGCCGTGGTCGGCCCCACCACCCTGGACCGGCTGATGGGCATGAACGCCATCGGCTCCAAGACCGTGGCGCTCATCGTCATCATCGGTCTTGTCTTCGAACGGGTGGACATGTTCGTGGACATTGCCCTGGCCTATGCCATGCTCAACTTCATCGCCGTGCTCGCGGCCTCCAGATACCTGCACAAACGGGGACGCCGGGACACGGCATCCTAAACATCGGAGGACACGACTCCATGATCGAGATTCTGGTCATTTTTCTTTGCTGCGCCGGGATGCTGCTGTTTTTTGGCGGCATGATCGGCATCCTGCGGCTGCCTGACGCCTATACCCGGCTCCATATGGCGGGCATGCTCGACACCCTGGGCCTTCTTGTGCTGCTGCTCGGCCTGGTGCTTTATGGCTTTCTCCATGCGCCCATGAGTCTGCTGGTGCAGTTCAAGATACTTCTGCTCTGGGGATTCGTGCTGGTTACCAGCCCAACCGCCACCCACGCCATGGTGGACGCCGGGGTGCGCGCCGGACTCACCCCCTGGGTTCAGGCCGATGTCAAAAGGAGACGCAAATGATCTGGGAAATCAAACTGTTGGCCCTTATTCTGGTGATCATCTGCGCCATCGCGGCCATCAACGCCAAGGATATGCTCAGTGCGGCCGTCATCTTTGGCATTTACAGCTTCATGATGTGCGTCCAGTGGCTGGCCATGGGCGCGGTTGACGTGGCCTTCACCGAGGCGGCCATCGGGGCGGGCATCAGCACCGCGCTCATGCTGGCAGCCATTTTTCGGACCAGCAGGAGGACCAAGGATTGAAAAAGACAGCACTTTTGGCCGTGATCCTTACCGGCGCACTGCTCATTCTCTCCATGGAGAATTTTCCTTCCTGGGGCGATGTCCAGTCTCCTGCGAGTCTGCATCTGTCGCGGCACTTCATTGAAAAGAGTTACGAGCAGACCCTGACCCCCAACCTCGTCACCGCCGTGCTGGGCGATTACCGGGGGTTCGACACCATGCTCGAGACCGTGGTGGTCTTCACCGCGGCCCTGGCCTGCTTTCTGGTCATCCGTCTGCCTCGCGATGTCTGCACACCGGGGTTGTTCTACTACCGGCACATGGGTACGGGTCTTGTGGTACGCAAGCATGATGCCTGCGAGCTGCCCGGCGAGAACCCCACCTTCGAGCGCGTGGATTCCGACTGGCCGCCCCATGACGTGGTGGTGGCTTCCACCTGCCGGATGGTCATCCCCTTTATCCAGCTCTTCGGTCTCTATGTGGTGGCACACGGCCACTACAGTCCGGGGGGCGGTTTCCAGGGCGGAGTCATCTTTGCGGCCAGCTATGTGCTGCTGGCCGTGTCCCACGACCTGCGCACCCTGGTCCACCGGCTCAACGAGCGCGTCACCCATCTGCTCTCGGCAGCCGGCGTCCTGCTCTTCTTCGGGGTCGGCCTCTTCGGGTTGGCCATGGGGCTCAATTTCCTGGATTACGGTGCCCTTGAGGGTGTGCTGGGAATGTCCCTGGCAAGCGGGCACTCCCTTGGCATTCTGCTCGTCGAGATCGGTGTGGGCATGACCGTGACCGCCGCGCTGGTGATCATCTTCAAGCTTCTGTCCTCCCGCGGGACAGTCACGGAAGGGTTGTAGGCCATGGAAGACTTCCTGACGCAACTGACATCCAAATACAACTTCTGGGCCTACATCGTTCTCATGATGATCGGCCTGTACGCCATGATCGCCAAGGGCAATCTGGTCAAGAAACTGATCGGCCTGAGCATATTCCAGACGGCCATCATGCTTTTCTATGTTGCCATCGGCTCCAAGGCCGGGGCCACCATCCCCATCCTGCGGGACTCCACCCTCAAGGGAGTCATCGACTTTGTGGAGTACATCAACCCGCTGCCCCATGTGCTGATGCTTACCGCCATCGTCGTCTCTGTGGCGACTCTTGGCGTGGCTCTGGCCCTCGTCCTGCGCGTCTATGATGTGCATCAGACGCTCGAAGAAGACGAAATACTGGAAAAAATCAAAAATCCATAGCCATGCACGACGTTGTCCTGACCATACTCCCGTTGTTGTTCGGGTCGTTCCTTGCCATCCTTGCGGGCTGGACCCGCAGTGCGCTCGTCTACCCGCTGGGGGCGGTCGCCCTCGTCATGTCCACCTGCTTCAGCGTCAAGCTGCTCCTGGGCGTGCTGTCCACCGGCACCGCCACCTATCTGCTTGGCGGATGGTCTCCCCCCTGGGGCATCGTCTTTGTCATCGACGCCTTCAGCGCCGGCATGCTGGTGCTCATCGCGGCATCGGCACTGTTCACCTACCTCGCCTTCCGCACCGAAATACTTGAAGGGTTCGCCGAGAAAACGGCCGCCTTCGTTTCCCTGCTGCTGCTCACCGTTGCCGGGCATATGGGCATCGTGGCCACGGGCGACCTCTTCAACCTCTATGTGCTTATCGAGGTGGCGGCCTTGAGCGGCTACGCGCTGCTCGGCTTCGGACCGGGGCGCGCCCCCCTGGCCAGCCTCAACTATCTGTGCGTCGGCTCGGTGGGCGCCTCCTTCTATCTGCTGGGCGTGGGCTATCTCTACATCCTGACCGGCACACTGAACATGGCTGATCTGGCGCAGATCATGGCCGCCGCCCCGGTAACGGCCTCGCTGCACGGTGCCGTGGCCGTGATTCTCTTCGGCCTGTGGGTCAAGATGGCGCTGTTTCCCTTCCATGGGTGGCTGCCCGGAGCCTATGCCATGTCCGCGCCCGTGTCGGCCGCGCTGCTGGCCCCGCTGACCACCAAGGTCATGGTCTATGTGGTCATCCGTCTGCTTATCGGGGTCATCCCCGGAGCGGCCATGCCCGAGGCCGTGCCCGATGTGGCGATGCTCCTTGGCACGGCGGCCATCTTCGCCGGATCGCTGATGGCCTTTCGCCAGAGGGATCAGAGGCGCATGCTCGCCTATATTCTTGTGGCCGAGGTGGGCTACATGATCGGCGGCATGTTCATCGGCAACCGCACGGCCATGACCGGGGCCATGCTTCACATCTTCGCCGACGCGCTCATGACCCTGACCCTGTTCCTGGCTCTGGGCAGCATCGCCCGCCAGCGCGGCGAGATGGTGCTTGAGAACATGCGCGGTCTGTTTCGGACCATGCCCTTCACCATGTCCGCCTTTGTGCTCGGGGCCATGTCCATGATCGGGGTTCCGCCGCTGTTCGGCTTCTTCAGCAAGTGGTACCTGCTCTCCGGGGCGTTTGAATCGGGCCAGTATTTGTTCATGGTCGGCTTGCTTGTTTCGAGTCTGGTCAACGTCGTTTTGTTCTTCCGCTTCTTCGAGACGGCCTTTTTCGACGAGCCGGGCGAGTCGGTGCGCGACATCGAGCACTGGAGCCGGGTGACACCCCTGGCCGTGGCGGCCGTGCTGCTCATCGTGGCCGGGCTTTCGAGCGGTCTGATCGTGGACCGTCTCATCGCCGGAATCATCCCCGCAAGCCTCATCTAGCCGGAGACGCTCATGTACGCGATATATTCCATCCAGCCCCTTCTGGCCGTGGCTGCCCCTCTGGCGGCGGTGCCCGGCATACTCTCTTCGCGTTCGCCGAACATCCGCGAGGCGTGGTCCTTCGCGGCGGCGTTGCTGCTGCTCGGTCTCGTGGCCTGCATGGTCCCGGCCGTGGTGGCGGGCCACACCTATACCTGGGTGGTGGCCAACGTGCTGCCCGGAGCCCCCATCGCCTTCCGTGTGGATGCCTTCGGTATGCTCTTCGCTCTGGTGGCGTCGAGCCTTTGGGTGGTGACCACCCTCTATTCCATCGGGTACATGCGATCCAAGAACGAGCATGCCCAGACGCGGTTCTTCGGCTACTTCGCGGTGTCCATCTTCTGCGCGGTGGGTGTGGCCTTTTCGGCCAACCTGCTGACCATGTACCTGTTCTACGAGCTGCTTTCCTTCTCCACCTATCCGCTGGTGGCCCATCACCAGAACGAGGAGAGCCGCAAGGCCGGGCGCAAGTACTTGGGCTTCATCGTGGGTACCTCCATCGGGTTGGTGCTTCCGGCCATGATCGCCGTGCACCACTTCATGGGCACTCTTGATTTCGCCGCTGGCGGCATAGCGCTTGGGGCCATCGACTCCACCACCATGACGATCCTCCTCTGCCTTCTGCTCTTCGGCTTTGCCAAGGCCGCGCTCATGCCGGTCCACGCATGGCTCCCTGCGGCCATGGTCGCGCCCACGCCGGTCAGCTCGCTGCTCCATGCCGTGGCCGTGGTCAAGGTCGGCGCTTTCTGCATCATGCGCGTTGTCACCGACGTGTTCGGGGTGGAGACCCTTTCGGCCCTGCATCTGACCGATGTGGTCACAGGTGCGGCTGCCGTGACCATGCTGGCGGCATCGCTCATCGCCCTGTCCCAGGACGGGCTGAAGCGGCGGCTTGCCTTCTCGACCATCGGCCAGCTCTCGTACATCGTGCTGGGGGCCGGGCTGGTCACCGCGGCAGGGCTGACTGGGGGAATGCTGCATATCGCCATGCACGCCTTTGGCAAGATCACGCTCTTCTTCTGCGCCGGAGCCATCTATGTGGCCACCGGAGAGAAATACATCAGCCGTCTCAACGGGATAGGCTACCGCATGCCCTGGACGATGACCGCGTTCCTTATCGGCTCGCTGTCCATCATCGGCATTCCGCCCACGGGCGGGTTCCTGAGCAAGTGGTATCTTCTCAACGGCTCCATCGACTCGGGCCAGTGGCTGCTTGCCCTGACGCTGCTTGCCAGCTCGCTGCTCAACGCGGCCTATTTCCTGCCCATTGTCTACCGGGCCTGGTTCTGCACCCCTGATCAGGCGCAGCATGCCGGCCCGGTGCGCGAGGCTCCGCTGGCCTGCGTCGTGCCGCCGCTGATTACGGCGACCATCACCGTGGTCCTGTTCTTCTATCCCTACCCGTTCCTGAATCTGGCCCGACTGGCCGCCAACTAGGAGACGCCATGAGCAAGAACAACAAACCCGACTTCTTCGACAAGCCGAAAACCCGGCGTATGCTCTGGGCGCTGCTGTGGGCCGCCTGCGGGCTGAGCCTCGTGGCGCAGTTCTTCGCCTCGCCCGAGCCGCATTTCGGCTTTGACGGTTTTCTGGGCTTCAACGCCTTGTTCGGTTTCGCCTGCGTCGTGGCGCTGGTCCTGGCGGGCCGGGGACTCGGCTTCATCCTGAAGAGGGATACGAACTACTATGATGACTAACATGCACCCGTTATTCGCTTATCTGGGAGCGGTCGCCCTGATCCCGATCTTCACCGGGGTCTGGCGCAACAGAATGGTGCTGGCCGCTGCGCTCTTCGGTCTTTTCGTCGTCCACAGTCTCCCGGAAGGACTGACGGCTACGGCCAGCTTTCTGGGCCACGAGCTGACGCTCTTTCGTGTGGACGCCCTCAGCAGGATGTTTGGCTACATTTTCTGCCTGAACTCGGTCTTCGCCTTTCTCTTCGCCTACAAGCTGGTGGATGTGCGTCAGCAACTGGCGGCCCTGTGCTACATCGGCTCGGCCGTGGGGGCTGTCTTCGCGGGCGACCTGATCACCCTGTATGTATTCTGGGAGGTCATGGCTGTGGCTTCGACCTTCCTCATCCTTGCGCGTAAGACCACGCTTTCGTCCGGGGCGGGTTTCCGCTATGTGCTCGTCCATCTGTTCGGCGGGCTGTGCATGCTGGCGGGCATCATCGTCCATGTCCAGGCCACAGGCTCCATTGCCCTGACTTCTCTGGCCCCGAACCTTGGCGGCTGGCTCATCCTGGCGGGCGTACTCATCAACGTCTCTGCCTTTCCCTTTGCCCGCTGGCTCTCGGAGTCCTACCCCGAAGCCACGGTCACAGGCGGCGTGATCCTCTCGGCTTATACCACCAAGACCGCGGTGTACGTCCTGCTTCGCTCCTTTCCCGGTTGGGAGGTTCTCATCGTGGTTGGCTGCGTCATGGCCGTCTACGGTATCATCTATGCGATACTCGAAAACGACATGCGCCGCATTCTGGCCTTCTCCATAACGAACCAGGCCGGATTCATGGTTGTGGGCGCGGGCATCGGCACGGCCCTGTCCATCAACGGCGCGGCGGCCCACGCCTTTTGCAGCATCCTCTACACCTCGCTTTTGTGGATGTCCGCGGGGGCTGTGCTGGCGGCTACGGGCAAGAGCAAGTGCACCGAGCTTGGCGGTCTGCACAAGGCCATGCCGCTGACGTTGCTTTTGGGCTTCATCGGAGCCCTGACCATCTCGTCGTTCCCCGGTACTGCGGGGTTCACCAGCAAGACCATGATTCTCCAGGCCGCGGCAAACGAGCATTTGCTCTGGGTGCTGCTGGTCCTTGAGGTGGCCTCGGCGGGCGTGTTCCTCCACGCGGGCCTCAAGTATCCGTTCTTTGTCTTTTTCAGCAAAGACAGCGGACTGCGGCCGCCCGAGGCGCCCAGGCACATGCTGTTGTCCATGGGCGGGCTCGCCTTCCTGTGCCTTTTGATCGGCGTGTATCCGCAACCGCTGTACGCTATGCTGCCCTTTGATCCGGCCGGGTTCGACGCCTACAAGGCGGGCAAGCTGGTAGGGCATATGCAGTTGCTCCTGTTCTCGGCGGCGGCTTTCTTCGTCATGCTGCCGCTGCTTAGGAACACCGACACCGTCACCCTTGACGCCGACTGGTTTTACCGGCGCGGGGGAAGCCTGTTTTACCGGGCCGTGTCTGCCGTCTTCAACGGTCTCAACGAAGTGTCGGCCAAGGCGGCCGGAGGTTTTGTCCACGGTTTTGCCGAGTTCTGCCGTAAGATTCCAGAGAGGGTGCTGCTGGTCGTCACCAGTCTCAATCCGGATTCCTTCGGCTCCGGCAGGGCCAACTCCGCCTTGCGTTT encodes the following:
- a CDS encoding hydrogenase subunit MbhD domain-containing protein → MIWEIKLLALILVIICAIAAINAKDMLSAAVIFGIYSFMMCVQWLAMGAVDVAFTEAAIGAGISTALMLAAIFRTSRRTKD
- a CDS encoding Dabb family protein; this encodes MIRHIVMWTLKEEAEGNPAAANAAAMKEMLEGLAGRIEGLRHIEVSHEIVGADPECHVVLCSEHDDVDALNHYQGHPEHQACVAFVRKVAAGRSAVDYEV
- a CDS encoding Na+/H+ antiporter subunit E, which gives rise to MTDTVRVIRTGEPVRAKPGRFDALISFVLRFLMLFVTWLILSGMFDAFHVSLGVACSAFVTWLSADIFPPEVRRFRRLRSLWLLALYVPWLVWEIAKCNMRMLRLSFDPRLNDKIAPRIVTFKTGLRNELALTFLANSITMTPGTITVSIDERGYVSVHAFDDVSAAGLPGDMEKKIKAIFEEA
- a CDS encoding methyl-accepting chemotaxis protein codes for the protein MSQTSPPYLRRLVALYFGTFALVSAVSIWYFSAFGTDPGMASAGVVAVLAAFGLLGIVLVFLLGRMLVGPVGAAARYTAHVLDGDYHKAEDTALIEALPGLGDLVVELAGRFKERLGFSQSIIDGLPVPCCLVDTDQDVTFLNQECLDMIGAKDSPESFYGRKLSQIFYRDDRKSVIGTCMEENIRMMNREAVFKHADGSDVHLLANLFPLTDVTGKVIGGCCLYLDTTELKRREAEIVSQNERIAKAATEATAVSEELAAAATQLGGLVENARAGACVQTDRTGETASAMEEMNATVLEVARHAQDAALDADEARGKAEEGAAVVAQVVDAIHEVAERARELKASMEALDARAESIGKVLGVIEDIADQTNLLALNAAIEAARAGEAGRGFAVVADEVRKLAEKTMLATNEVHQAVTGIQEGARQNVRATEAAVGAVEKSTEMAGRSGEALKTIVVVAESTADRVRSIATAAEQQSAASDEISRATMDVNRICGETDRAMAESAEAIKRLAGLAESLAGIIREMR
- the ldhH gene encoding L-lactate dehydrogenase (quinone) large subunit LdhH, which gives rise to MQKANNLKEYRSELRESLDNDFLRTTLDNFAVAYRAGRANAFKDMDVHGLIDEIACSKDEAAASLDALYKQFKEKAEAAGVHVHLAKDAKEANDIIASIAKNANCKKIVKSKSMTAEETLLNHALEDEGLEVTETDLGEWIIQLRHEGPSHMVMPAIHLSRYQVGDLFTEVTGKKQDSEIEKLVKVARRELRQKYVEADMGISGANFAVAETGSIGLVTNEGNARLVTTLPRVHVALMGLDKLLPTLHDALRILKALPRNATGQAITSYVTWITGANECASAADGKKEIHFVLLDNGRSELAKDPLFSQVLRCVRCGACANVCPVYRLVGGHKMGHIYIGAIGLILTYFFHGKDAAKNLVQNCINCEACKDICAGGIDLPRLIKEIHARIQDEDGHPLPSLLLGKVLKNRKLFHTLLRTAKWAQKPVAEKDGFIRHLPMVFAKEHGFRALPTIAETPFRDRWEEIRPVVQNPRYRVALFSGCVQDFVYPEQMEAAVKLFAAESVDMSYPMGQSCCGLPVQMMGEMNASREVCVQNLRAFEAGGYDYVITLCASCAAHLKHNYPKLVMDTPSLALKAREFADRVIDYSSFVHDVLKVKADDFVQTGGKATYHAPCHLCRGLDVHEAPRELISTGGLEYVECGEEEVCCGFGGTFSMKFPELSAELLKKKLANVEATGAGVLLTDCPGCIMQLRGGLKNQGSSIKVRHVSEVLADNRKK
- a CDS encoding cation:proton antiporter subunit C; translated protein: MEDFLTQLTSKYNFWAYIVLMMIGLYAMIAKGNLVKKLIGLSIFQTAIMLFYVAIGSKAGATIPILRDSTLKGVIDFVEYINPLPHVLMLTAIVVSVATLGVALALVLRVYDVHQTLEEDEILEKIKNP
- a CDS encoding substrate-binding periplasmic protein; its protein translation is MSAKSVMLFVLLILVPGFALGGERVVLATLEWPPYTGESLPEGGATSEVVREAFKVMGYDLELRFFPWNRVLEEARQDSEIAGYFPEYPDNWRRDRFLKSHSVGVSPLGLASRAGVAINWQTLEDLERYTLGTVAGYANTLEFDALVAKGRLTTDSSNSDALNLRKVLAGRVDAAVVDGNVFAYLRKADPMLRAGGGELVLHDRLLGVIDLVVCFQDTEEGEELRRVFDQGLREVDQGAIYRRHLGE
- a CDS encoding monovalent cation/H+ antiporter complex subunit F produces the protein MESFILYLGIVLMGIMLMPLYRAVVGPTTLDRLMGMNAIGSKTVALIVIIGLVFERVDMFVDIALAYAMLNFIAVLAASRYLHKRGRRDTAS
- a CDS encoding cation:proton antiporter gives rise to the protein MIEILVIFLCCAGMLLFFGGMIGILRLPDAYTRLHMAGMLDTLGLLVLLLGLVLYGFLHAPMSLLVQFKILLLWGFVLVTSPTATHAMVDAGVRAGLTPWVQADVKRRRK
- the mbhE gene encoding hydrogen gas-evolving membrane-bound hydrogenase subunit E; protein product: MKKTALLAVILTGALLILSMENFPSWGDVQSPASLHLSRHFIEKSYEQTLTPNLVTAVLGDYRGFDTMLETVVVFTAALACFLVIRLPRDVCTPGLFYYRHMGTGLVVRKHDACELPGENPTFERVDSDWPPHDVVVASTCRMVIPFIQLFGLYVVAHGHYSPGGGFQGGVIFAASYVLLAVSHDLRTLVHRLNERVTHLLSAAGVLLFFGVGLFGLAMGLNFLDYGALEGVLGMSLASGHSLGILLVEIGVGMTVTAALVIIFKLLSSRGTVTEGL